The following are encoded together in the Brassica napus cultivar Da-Ae chromosome A9, Da-Ae, whole genome shotgun sequence genome:
- the LOC106434793 gene encoding AP2/ERF and B3 domain-containing transcription factor RAV1-like, which translates to MEASSVDESTTSTCSIYETPTITPAKTSVNLHRMGSGSSVVLDAENGAEAESRKLPSSKYKGVVPQPNGRWGAQIYEKHQRVWLGTFNEEDEAARSYDVAVHRFRGRDAVTNFKDARLDDGEVEFLNTHSKSEIVDMLRKHTYSEELEQSKRRRNGSGNAVRSTTQNDGVSTTEFRSAVSLFEKAVTPSDVGKLNRLVIPKHHAEKYFPLPPSSNVSVKGVLLNFEDVAGKVWRFRYSYWNSSQSYVLTKGWSRFVKEKNLRAGDVVSFSRSDGQDQQLYIGWKSRSGSDVETGRVLRLFGVNISPAGSRNDVVGNKRVVNDTEMLSLVCSKKQRIFHAL; encoded by the coding sequence ATGGAAGCGAGTAGCGTAGACGAGAGTACGACGAGTACATGTTCTATCTACGAAACTCCGACGATAACTCCGGCCAAGACGTCGGTGAATCTGCACAGGATGGGAAGCGGATCTAGCGTGGTGCTAGATGCTGAGAACGGAGCTGAGGCGGAGTCGAGGAAGCTTCCGTCGTCCAAGTACAAAGGCGTCGTCCCTCAGCCGAACGGGCGGTGGGGAGCTCAGATTTACGAGAAGCACCAGCGCGTGTGGCTCGGGACTTTCAACGAGGAGGACGAGGCGGCCCGTTCTTACGACGTGGCGGTTCACCGGTTCCGAGGCCGAGACGCCGTCACGAACTTCAAAGACGCGAGGCTCGACGACGGAGAGGTCGAGTTCTTGAACACACATTCCAAATCTGAGATCGTTGATATGCTGAGAAAGCATACGTATAGCGAGGAGCTCGAGCAGAGCAAACGGCGACGTAACGGTAGTGGAAACGCGGTTAGGTCTACGACGCAAAACGACGGCGTTTCGACGACGGAGTTTAGATCGGCGGTGTCTTTGTTTGAGAAAGCGGTTACGCCTAGCGACGTTGGGAAGTTAAACCGTCTAGTGATACCGAAACACCACGCGGAGAAATATTTTCCGTTGCCGCCGTCGAGTAACGTTTCCGTTAAAGGGGTGTTGTTGAACTTCGAGGACGTGGCGGGGAAAGTGTGGAGGTTCCGTTACTCATATTGGAACAGTAGTCAAAGCTATGTTCTGACCAAAGGTTGGAGCCGGTTCGTTAAGGAGAAGAATCTACGTGCTGGTGATGTGGTTAGTTTCAGTAGATCCGATGGCCAGGATCAACAGCTATACATTGGGTGGAAGTCTAGATCCGGGTCGGATGTGGAAACGGGTCGGGTTTTGAGACTGTTCGGAGTCAACATTTCACCGGCGGGTTCAAGAAACGACGTGGTAGGGAACAAGAGAGTGGTGAACGATACTGAGATGTTATCGTTGGTCTGTAGTAAGAAGCAACGCATCTTTCACGCCTTGTAA
- the LOC106434791 gene encoding uncharacterized protein LOC106434791: MLSKEMHFSWRLVVPCLLRDIMTQGNDICWAIAFVRQFEFLLKKNHRMDKDEDHLSVQYFINNTPKQFMEKKGYGGIMDITCLPSVLLDHGTVLEKHCPLSETLQVTRFNADEGVTVYKPSKVRVRSLYDKEFKDDVDRFHRFHGSLIHQIEVGCATARIPIYPSYYKLKGKEIYCPSKAELKKDELHGHIVLFTGYSCDEYNKVYYQFQETAGTSVGDEGYHYVYADFVEVYVEMAL; this comes from the exons ATGTTGAGCAAAGAGATGCATTTCTCGTGGAGACTGGTGGTTCCATGTTTGCTCCGTGATATCATGACCCAGGGTAATGATATCTGTTGGGCAATTGCCTTCGTAAGGCAATTTGAGTTTCTCCTAAAGAAAAACCATCGTATGGATAAGGATGAGGATCATCTCTCCGTTCAATATTTCATCAACAACACACCCAAACAATTTATGGAAAAAAAGGGTTATGGTGGGATCATGGACATTACGTGTCTACCATCAGTTTTGTTGGATCATGGCACAGTCTTGGAGAAACACTGTCCACTATCTGAGACCCTTCAAGTTACAAGATTTAATGCTGAT gaAGGTGTCACTGTTTACAAACCTAGCAAAGTCCGAGTGCGCTCCTTGTATGACAAAGAGTTTAAAGATGATGTAGATCGTTTCCATCGTTTTCATGGAAGTCTTATTCATCAGATTGAAGTAGGATGCGCCACTGCAAGAATACCTATCTATCCAAGCTATTATAAACTTAAAGGAAAG GAAATTTATTGTCCAAGCAAAGCAGAGTTGAAGAAAGACGAACTACATGGGCATATTGTCCTTTTCACGGGATATAGTTGTGATGAATATAATAAAGTCTACTATCAGTTCCAAGAGACAGCTGGAACATCAGTGGGAGATGAAGGTTATCACTACGTTTATGCCGACTTCGTCGAAGTGTATGTAGAGATGGCGCTGTGA
- the LOC106434794 gene encoding methionine aminopeptidase 1B, chloroplastic, protein MASTVFLSTISSPPLSSSFTGDYVASSRCFIGAPVASSSSPSLLYGKKNSYPLRKFHVSAKKVSGLEEAIRIRRMREAEASSKVKRTPPLRRGRVSPRLLVPHHIPKPPYAESGVLPDISPDFQIPSPEGLVKMRAACELAARVLNFAGTFVKPSVTTNEIDKAVHDMIVEAGAYPSPLGYGGFPKSVCTSVNECMCHGIPDSRQLQSGDIINIDVTVYLDGYHGDTSRTFFCGEVDEGFKRLVKVTEECLENGIAVCKDGASFKKIGKTISEHAEKCGYNVVERFVGHGVGPVFHSEPLIYHYRNDEPGHMVEGQTFTIEPILTIGTTECVTWPDNWTTLTADGGVAAQFEHTILITRTGSEILTIC, encoded by the exons ATGGCGTCTACAGTATTCCTATCCACTATCTCCTCTCCTccgctctcttcttctttcaccGGCGACTACGTAGCGTCGTCGAGGTGCTTCATCGGAGCTCCCGTCGCTTCCTCCTCTTCTCCATCGCTGCTCTACG GTAAGAAGAACTCATATCCTCTTAGAAAGTTCCATGTCTCTGCCAAGAAAGTATCTGGATTGGAAGAAGCCATTAGAATCAGAAG gatGAGAGAAGCTGAAGCTAGTTCAAAGGTTAAGAGAACCCCACCGTTAAGACGAGGGAGAGTCTCACCTCGTCTTCTCGTCCCTCACCACATACCAAAGCCTCCTTACGCTGAGTCCGGCGTGTTACCTGATATCTCACCTGACTTCCAGATTCCTTCCCCTGAAGGCCTTGTCAAAATGAGAGCTGCTTGCGAGCTAGCTGCTCGGGTTCTAAACTTTGCAGGGACTTTTGTTAAA CCATCTGTTACGACTAATGAAATAGACAAAGCGGTGCATGATATGATTGTTGAAGCTGGTGCTTATCCTTCACCTCTTGGGTATGGTGGTTTCCCTAAGAGTGTGTGTACTTCGGTTAACGAGTGTATGTGTCATGGGATACCGGATTCTCGCCAGCTCCAG AGTGGGGATATAATTAACATTGATGTCACGGTTTACTTGGAT GGTTACCATGGAGATACATCAAGAACTTTCTTCTGTGGAGAGGTTGACGAAGGTTTTAAACGACTTGTGAAG gTTACGGAGGAATGCTTGGAGAATGGTATAGCCGTGTGTAAAGATGGAGCAAGCTTCAAGAAAATCGGCAAGACAATCAG TGAGCATGCAGAGAAGTGCGGCTACAACGTTGTGGAGCGATTTGTTGGGCATGGTGTTGGACCAGTATTTCACTCCGAACCTCTGATTTATCATTACC GTAATGATGAGCCTGGACATATGGTTGAGGGACAAACTTTCACAATCG AACCGATTCTAACGATTGGAACCACGGAATGTGTAACATGGCCGGACAACTGGACTACTCTAACAGCTGATGGTGGTGTAGCCGCACAGTTTGAACATACAATTCTGATAACTAGAACTGGTTCAGAGATTCTTACCATATGCTGA
- the BNAA09G46370D gene encoding uncharacterized protein BNAA09G46370D isoform X3, translated as MDKSTIKGLESKGSDAEIRESRISRIVVEGYDTSLPREDVEKALRNYFASCGNIIHIYVPINDESDIPNRFSFIYVNEEDEEKALRLNGSDMGGGLLQIYAYPFHENYLDDVLATMKEGPGHRRQRTLEVTGYDPSLSMDDVESKMCKHFSPASAFAYRTCGGLKSTALVYVLGEDAVQMALELSGRSVDGMNIVVTQVLPRKPIKCGYYINPYGLARQKNKTTE; from the exons ATGGACAAATCCACCATAAAA GGTCTGGAATCGAAGGGTAGTGATGCAGAGATTCGAGAAAGCCG TATTAGCAGGATTGTGGTTGAGGGATACGACACCTCCCTTCCTAGGGAAGATGTCGAAAAGGCTTTGAGAAACTATTTCGCTTCATGTGGAAACATAATCCATATTTATGTTCCCATAAACGATGAAAGTGATATTCCCAACAG ATTTTCCTTCATTTATgttaatgaagaagatgaagaaaaggCGTTGAGGCTTAATGGAAGTGACATGGGAGGAGGGCTTTTACAAATTTATGCTTACCCGTTTCACGAAAACTACCTTGATGATGTCTTGGCTACCATGAAAGAAGGCCCAGGCCATCGGCGACAACGCac GTTGGAAGTAACCGGATATGACCCTTCCCTTTCTATGGATGATGTCGAGAGCAAGATGTGTAAACATTTCTCACCAGCTTCTGCTTTTGCTTACAGAACATGTGGTGGTCTCAAAAG CACAGCTTTAGTTTATGTCCTTGGAGAAGACGCTGTACAGATGGCTCTGGAACTTAGTGGACGTTCTGTGGATGGAATGAACATTGTAGTTACCCAGGTTTTGCCAAGAAAACCGATCAAGTGTGGCTACTACATTAATCCAT ATGGCCTGGCTCGTCAGAAGAATAAGACTACGGAGTAA